In Nicotiana tabacum cultivar K326 chromosome 2, ASM71507v2, whole genome shotgun sequence, the following proteins share a genomic window:
- the LOC107817803 gene encoding cytochrome c, which translates to MATFEQAPAGNPKAGEKIFKTKCAQCHTVEKGSGHKQGPNLNGLFGRQSGTTPGYSYSAANKNMAVTWGENTLYDYLLNPKKYIPGTKMVFPGLKKPQERADLIAYLKEATA; encoded by the exons ATGGCAACTTTCGAACAAGCTCCAGCAGGCAATCCTAAAGCCGGAGAAAAGATATTCAAGACCAAATGCGCTCAATGTCACACTGTCGAAAAAGGTTCTGGTCACAAACAAG GTCCTAACTTGAATGGGCTATTTGGGAGGCAGTCTGGtacaactccaggttactcttacTCTGCTGCTAACAAGAACATGGCTGTGACATGGGGAGAGAATACACTATATGACTACTTGCTCAACCCTAAGAAG TACATCCCTGGAACAAAAATGGTTTTCCCTGGGTTGAAGAAGCCACAGGAGCGCGCAGATTTAATAGCTTATCTCAAGGAAGCAACTGCATGA